From a region of the uncultured Draconibacterium sp. genome:
- a CDS encoding CDP-alcohol phosphatidyltransferase family protein: MKNIIKQIPNLITTLNLLSGVIATIFAIDGHLIWAGIFICAASVFDFADGLAARALKAYSEIGKQLDSLSDLVSFGVAPGAILFTLLEFSLFGENQPIHEITAEWWQWIILFSAFLVPVFGAIRLAKFNVFTSDEPFFRGLPIPSNGIFWASLGLMLEFPKYHDNFQMLYSTKNLVILGLFMSGMMVINMPMFSLKVKNLRLKDNWYRYLFLALSAILLIVFNVYGLALVILLYIILNVIFYLFKVEF; the protein is encoded by the coding sequence ATGAAGAACATTATTAAACAAATACCCAATTTAATTACCACCCTCAACCTTCTTTCAGGAGTAATAGCTACAATTTTTGCCATCGACGGTCACCTGATCTGGGCAGGAATTTTTATTTGCGCCGCCTCGGTTTTCGACTTTGCCGACGGACTGGCAGCAAGAGCATTAAAAGCTTATTCCGAAATCGGGAAACAGCTCGATTCCCTATCCGACCTGGTTTCGTTTGGAGTGGCTCCGGGAGCTATTCTTTTTACTTTGCTCGAGTTTTCGTTATTCGGGGAAAACCAACCTATACACGAGATAACTGCCGAATGGTGGCAGTGGATTATTCTTTTCTCGGCATTTTTAGTTCCGGTTTTTGGTGCTATCCGCCTGGCAAAGTTTAATGTGTTTACCAGCGACGAACCTTTTTTCAGAGGGTTGCCCATTCCTTCGAACGGAATATTTTGGGCTTCGCTTGGATTGATGCTTGAATTCCCAAAATACCACGACAATTTTCAAATGCTGTATTCCACAAAAAACCTGGTTATCCTGGGTTTATTTATGTCGGGGATGATGGTGATTAACATGCCGATGTTTTCATTGAAAGTTAAAAACCTGCGTTTAAAAGATAACTGGTATCGTTATCTTTTTCTTGCATTATCAGCTATTTTACTCATCGTTTTTAACGTTTACGGATTGGCGTTGGTTATTCTTCTTTACATTATTCTGAATGTGATTTTCTACTTATTCAAGGTAGAATTTTAG
- a CDS encoding lactate utilization protein, with translation MVSAREEILNKLKKAIHPEPEMPDFDAPVYHAIDKSLGQAFKENLEAVNGSVYLCKSEEELVEKLKTVLQNVPEKEVVCSENELQELLTKNGIEHQDYQERQQAIEAGITSCEFLIAHTGSVMGSSALQGARQMLVYPPQHIVIAKKDQLVDYLHTAYDKIQEKYPDQLPSQITLITGPSRTADIEKTLVMGAHGPRELHVFLY, from the coding sequence ATGGTATCGGCTCGAGAAGAAATACTGAACAAGCTTAAAAAAGCTATTCACCCCGAGCCGGAAATGCCAGATTTTGACGCTCCCGTTTATCACGCTATTGACAAATCTTTAGGTCAGGCATTTAAAGAAAATCTGGAGGCGGTAAACGGGAGTGTTTATTTGTGCAAATCTGAAGAAGAGCTTGTTGAAAAGCTAAAAACGGTATTGCAGAATGTTCCTGAAAAAGAAGTGGTTTGCTCGGAAAATGAACTTCAGGAGCTGCTGACAAAGAACGGGATTGAACATCAAGATTACCAGGAAAGGCAACAAGCAATAGAAGCCGGAATAACATCCTGCGAGTTTTTAATTGCACACACCGGATCGGTAATGGGAAGTTCTGCATTACAGGGAGCCCGGCAAATGTTGGTATATCCGCCACAACACATTGTTATTGCTAAAAAGGATCAGCTGGTTGATTACCTGCATACTGCTTATGATAAGATTCAGGAAAAATATCCTGATCAGCTACCTTCGCAAATAACATTAATTACGGGTCCAAGCCGAACAGCAGATATTGAAAAAACACTGGTTATGGGGGCCCACGGACCGCGCGAACTACATGTGTTTCTTTATTAG
- the coaD gene encoding pantetheine-phosphate adenylyltransferase: MERIAIFPGSFDPFTVGHESIVRRAISMFDKIYIMIGYNANKKPFFPIEKRMKWINQVFENEPTVEVRLHEGLTVDFCKEVGAKYILRGIRTSSDFEYERSIAQINKKMHPEIESVFLLTLPEHTPVNASIIRDIVSHGGDASMFLPKGLDMSEFKVN, translated from the coding sequence ATGGAAAGAATAGCCATATTCCCCGGATCTTTTGATCCTTTTACAGTAGGACACGAGTCGATTGTTCGACGTGCCATTTCAATGTTCGACAAGATCTATATCATGATTGGTTATAACGCCAACAAGAAACCGTTCTTTCCCATTGAAAAAAGGATGAAATGGATCAACCAGGTTTTTGAAAATGAACCCACTGTTGAGGTTCGTTTACACGAAGGATTAACTGTAGATTTCTGTAAAGAAGTGGGAGCAAAATACATTTTACGCGGTATACGTACCTCGTCCGATTTTGAATACGAGCGTTCGATAGCCCAGATAAATAAAAAGATGCACCCTGAGATTGAATCGGTATTTTTGCTCACGCTGCCGGAACATACACCGGTTAATGCAAGCATAATTCGCGATATTGTTTCGCATGGCGGCGATGCAAGCATGTTCCTCCCAAAAGGACTGGATATGAGCGAGTTTAAAGTTAATTAA
- a CDS encoding NUDIX domain-containing protein: protein MTENSGIEDIMDWLPDFENSDTQETVVEHPEAEKLFQNFRSAFLQIDAAGGVVKRDGRLLFIYRNGKWDLPKGKIDKGESVKTAALREVEEECGITNHSIVKALPSTYHIYQSPYKKTLGQWVFKETYWFEMEYNGSETPIPQKEEGITEVRWFLPNELGEVLENTYENLKALIELYRF, encoded by the coding sequence TTGACTGAAAACAGCGGCATTGAAGATATAATGGACTGGTTACCGGATTTTGAAAACAGCGATACTCAGGAAACTGTTGTAGAACATCCTGAAGCTGAGAAACTGTTTCAGAATTTTAGATCGGCATTTTTGCAGATTGATGCTGCCGGCGGAGTTGTAAAACGTGACGGCAGATTGCTTTTTATTTACCGAAACGGGAAATGGGATCTGCCAAAAGGAAAAATCGATAAAGGTGAAAGTGTTAAAACTGCAGCTTTGCGCGAAGTGGAAGAAGAATGTGGCATTACAAATCATTCCATCGTGAAAGCGCTGCCATCAACCTATCACATTTACCAATCGCCGTATAAAAAAACACTTGGGCAGTGGGTTTTTAAAGAAACTTATTGGTTTGAAATGGAATACAATGGGTCGGAAACGCCTATTCCTCAAAAGGAGGAAGGCATTACCGAAGTACGCTGGTTTCTTCCTAACGAGCTGGGCGAGGTCCTCGAAAATACCTATGAAAACCTAAAAGCACTGATTGAACTTTACCGGTTCTGA
- a CDS encoding DUF2007 domain-containing protein, with protein MEKGWEMIFMTAHEYKAEMAKDLLESAGIKIVVLNQHDSAYQNFGEYKIYVAEENRDEAINLIKELKGE; from the coding sequence ATGGAGAAAGGTTGGGAAATGATTTTTATGACAGCGCACGAATACAAAGCGGAAATGGCCAAAGACCTGCTTGAAAGTGCCGGGATAAAAATTGTTGTTCTTAACCAACACGATTCGGCATACCAGAATTTTGGCGAGTACAAAATTTATGTTGCCGAAGAAAACCGTGACGAGGCCATTAATCTAATCAAAGAATTAAAAGGTGAGTAA
- the rsfS gene encoding ribosome silencing factor: MNKADESKVLLEAILEGIHRIKGKDITHVDLESIDHTECGHFIICHGTSSTHVDSIAHTVEQTVKEVTGEDVWHRDGYRNALWILLDYGDVMVHVFQEEARRFYNLEGLWADAKITKIEEED; encoded by the coding sequence ATGAATAAAGCAGACGAATCAAAGGTTTTATTAGAAGCAATTCTTGAAGGTATACATCGGATAAAAGGGAAAGATATTACACACGTTGATTTGGAAAGTATCGACCATACTGAATGCGGACATTTTATCATATGCCACGGAACCTCCTCAACTCATGTTGATTCAATTGCACACACGGTAGAACAAACAGTTAAAGAAGTTACCGGCGAAGATGTTTGGCATCGCGACGGCTACCGAAATGCACTTTGGATATTATTGGATTACGGAGATGTAATGGTACATGTGTTCCAGGAAGAAGCACGGCGGTTTTATAACCTTGAAGGACTTTGGGCTGATGCAAAAATTACTAAAATTGAAGAAGAAGATTAA
- a CDS encoding redoxin domain-containing protein: protein MNKSTCFLIILITALSFSLNVMATSIRCTNLEYANEQLTFYTYADPISNNNKVAFTLKFNSEGTSEASLQIDEPVFTYSEFGIYRGLLLLEPGKNIDLKLPPLKKKSFADQKNPYFKPIAFWIYTNNGEMLNDKISRFEQKLNELTDKDFNALYFQQSEAAFNRLKTGIDEAFPEKGSQSFELHKTLRLKLMEADIFRMSPENYSSVFQSISPEFWEHQSFKTLFDKTFDKQLSFSAKAIGGAKVSAAVAGENINALIDFISEKYKLSGTMADLVLLKMLHDGFYSKEFPVKAIKNMIASKHFTSNPERKIREVAKNVSAKITFLEKGSEAPAICLNDLNNEKLCTNNSQEKFKYIVFADVETVICQEHLKYLSRLNELFNKNLDIFVVLRNTDKAGIDSFLKENKVPATVLIDSENKAISEYKVRSFPQCFLLNEKHQVVFDDAKAPLNGFEQQFGTWLRNELFMRQRNQNR, encoded by the coding sequence ATGAACAAAAGCACCTGTTTTCTGATAATCCTCATCACTGCGCTGAGCTTTTCGTTAAATGTAATGGCAACCAGTATTCGTTGCACTAATCTTGAGTACGCCAACGAGCAGCTTACTTTTTATACCTATGCCGACCCCATTTCGAACAACAACAAAGTGGCGTTCACGCTAAAATTTAACAGCGAAGGAACAAGCGAAGCTTCCTTACAAATTGATGAGCCGGTTTTTACTTATTCCGAATTTGGCATTTACCGCGGATTGCTGCTACTGGAGCCGGGAAAGAATATCGATTTAAAACTTCCTCCACTAAAAAAGAAATCTTTTGCCGACCAAAAAAACCCCTACTTTAAGCCAATTGCGTTTTGGATTTATACCAACAACGGCGAAATGCTTAACGACAAGATCAGCCGCTTCGAGCAAAAACTAAACGAATTAACAGATAAAGATTTTAACGCCTTATATTTTCAGCAATCCGAAGCTGCCTTTAACCGACTAAAAACCGGTATCGACGAGGCTTTCCCGGAAAAAGGATCGCAGAGTTTTGAGCTGCATAAAACTTTGCGATTAAAACTTATGGAAGCTGATATTTTTAGAATGAGTCCCGAAAATTATTCCTCTGTTTTTCAATCGATTTCTCCTGAATTCTGGGAACACCAGTCGTTTAAAACCTTATTCGACAAAACCTTCGACAAACAACTGAGCTTTTCCGCAAAAGCTATAGGCGGAGCAAAAGTATCGGCTGCGGTTGCCGGCGAAAACATAAATGCCTTGATTGATTTTATTTCGGAGAAATATAAACTCTCCGGAACAATGGCCGATCTGGTATTATTAAAAATGCTGCACGATGGTTTTTACTCCAAAGAATTTCCGGTGAAAGCCATTAAAAATATGATTGCCAGCAAACATTTTACAAGCAATCCGGAAAGAAAAATCCGCGAGGTAGCCAAAAACGTGTCCGCCAAAATTACATTTCTGGAAAAGGGAAGCGAAGCACCGGCCATTTGTTTAAACGATCTTAACAATGAAAAGCTTTGTACTAACAACAGCCAGGAGAAATTTAAATACATTGTTTTTGCTGATGTTGAAACCGTTATTTGCCAGGAACATTTAAAATACCTGAGCCGCCTGAACGAACTATTTAATAAAAACCTCGATATTTTTGTGGTGCTGCGAAACACCGACAAAGCAGGAATCGACAGTTTTTTAAAAGAAAATAAGGTGCCGGCAACCGTATTAATCGACAGTGAAAATAAAGCCATTTCAGAATATAAAGTCCGGTCGTTTCCGCAATGTTTTTTACTAAACGAAAAACACCAGGTGGTTTTTGATGATGCCAAAGCACCGCTAAACGGTTTCGAGCAACAATTTGGCACATGGCTGCGTAACGAACTTTTTATGCGTCAGCGTAATCAGAACCGGTAA
- the ftsH gene encoding ATP-dependent zinc metalloprotease FtsH, which produces MTDKQNTKKDQNNLNNPFGKLNPKNNGKPPKFNAYWIYGIIAVVFIIVQYYISTSKGPVDTSWPEVKQMLQNGDVKRIVVINEKIARIYLKEDRVKNYESQFEGNFSKPSDIGPHFKLNTGPIENFADDLKVAQENMEDKVFPVYEDEQNWARDIIWSIGPFVLIILLWWWIFRRMSRGGAGGGGAGGIFNVGKSQAKVFDKDQKVSTNFKDVAGLAEAKQEVEEIVEFLKSPAKYTKLGGKIPKGALLVGPPGTGKTLLAKAVAGEANVPFFSMSGSDFVEMFVGVGASRVRDLFKQAKEKAPCIVFIDEIDAIGRARGKNPNMGSNDERENTLNQLLTEMDGFDTNSGVIILAATNRADILDRALMRAGRFDRQIHVELPDLNERGEIFNVHLRPLKLSEEVKVDFLSKQTPGFSGADIANVCNEAALIAARRNRDAIVKQDFLDAVDRIIGGLEKKNKIISQEEKNTIAFHEAGHATISWLLEYAHPLVKVTIVPRGKALGAAWYLPEERSITTKEQLLDEMASALGGRAAEEITFGKISSGAQNDLEKVTKQAYAMVSIFGMSEKVGNISFYDSTGQSDYSFTKPYSEKTAELIDEEVKVLIDSQYKRAKKVLQENKEGHAKLAKLLLEREVIFSEDLEAIFGKRPWDKKHAISENGNGEKTPEAELKEKKETKAEENHEEETTTE; this is translated from the coding sequence ATGACAGATAAACAGAATACCAAAAAAGATCAGAACAATCTGAACAACCCTTTTGGGAAACTTAATCCCAAAAACAACGGTAAACCGCCAAAATTCAATGCCTATTGGATTTACGGAATTATAGCTGTTGTTTTTATTATTGTACAATACTACATCAGCACCAGCAAAGGCCCTGTTGACACATCGTGGCCCGAGGTAAAACAAATGTTGCAAAACGGAGATGTTAAACGTATTGTAGTAATTAATGAAAAAATTGCCCGGATTTATCTGAAAGAAGACCGTGTAAAAAATTACGAATCGCAGTTTGAAGGCAACTTCTCGAAACCATCTGATATTGGACCGCATTTTAAACTGAATACCGGACCGATTGAAAATTTTGCCGATGATCTCAAGGTTGCACAGGAAAACATGGAAGACAAAGTCTTTCCGGTGTACGAAGATGAGCAGAATTGGGCGCGCGACATTATTTGGTCGATTGGCCCGTTTGTACTGATAATATTGCTGTGGTGGTGGATTTTCCGTAGAATGAGCCGCGGTGGTGCCGGAGGAGGTGGCGCCGGCGGTATTTTCAATGTCGGGAAATCGCAGGCAAAAGTTTTTGATAAAGACCAAAAAGTATCGACAAACTTTAAAGATGTTGCCGGACTGGCAGAGGCCAAACAGGAGGTGGAAGAAATTGTAGAATTCCTGAAAAGCCCGGCAAAATATACCAAGCTCGGTGGTAAGATTCCGAAAGGTGCACTTTTGGTCGGCCCTCCGGGAACCGGTAAAACGTTACTTGCAAAAGCAGTTGCCGGAGAAGCAAACGTTCCGTTTTTCAGCATGTCGGGTTCCGATTTTGTGGAAATGTTTGTGGGAGTTGGAGCATCGCGTGTTCGCGACCTGTTTAAGCAAGCCAAAGAAAAAGCACCGTGTATTGTGTTTATCGACGAGATTGACGCTATCGGACGTGCTCGTGGTAAAAATCCAAATATGGGATCGAACGACGAACGCGAAAATACGTTGAACCAGCTGCTTACCGAAATGGATGGTTTTGATACCAACAGCGGGGTAATAATTCTGGCCGCTACCAACCGTGCCGATATTCTGGACCGTGCATTAATGCGTGCCGGACGTTTCGACCGACAAATTCATGTGGAGCTTCCCGACCTGAATGAACGTGGAGAAATTTTCAATGTTCATTTACGTCCGCTAAAATTAAGCGAAGAAGTAAAGGTTGATTTTCTGTCTAAACAAACACCTGGATTCTCGGGTGCCGATATTGCCAATGTTTGTAACGAAGCTGCATTAATTGCCGCTCGCAGAAACAGAGACGCAATTGTTAAGCAAGATTTTCTTGATGCTGTTGACCGTATTATCGGTGGTTTAGAAAAGAAAAATAAGATCATTTCGCAGGAAGAAAAGAATACAATTGCCTTCCACGAAGCGGGTCACGCCACCATCAGTTGGTTGCTGGAATATGCACATCCGCTGGTTAAAGTAACTATTGTTCCGCGAGGAAAAGCGCTGGGAGCAGCCTGGTATTTGCCCGAAGAACGATCGATTACCACAAAAGAACAGTTGCTGGATGAAATGGCGTCGGCACTAGGCGGGCGTGCAGCAGAAGAAATTACATTTGGTAAAATTTCGTCGGGAGCACAAAACGACCTGGAAAAAGTTACCAAGCAGGCTTATGCAATGGTGAGCATTTTTGGAATGAGTGAAAAAGTTGGGAACATCAGTTTTTACGATTCAACCGGTCAATCAGACTATTCGTTCACCAAACCATACAGCGAAAAAACGGCAGAACTGATTGACGAGGAAGTAAAAGTTCTGATTGACAGTCAATACAAACGTGCAAAGAAGGTATTACAAGAGAACAAAGAAGGGCACGCCAAATTAGCTAAACTGCTGCTTGAACGGGAAGTAATTTTCAGCGAAGACCTGGAAGCGATATTTGGCAAACGCCCATGGGACAAAAAACACGCGATCTCAGAAAACGGCAATGGAGAAAAAACCCCGGAAGCCGAGCTGAAAGAAAAGAAAGAAACAAAAGCTGAAGAAAATCACGAAGAGGAAACAACAACAGAATAA
- a CDS encoding phosphatidate cytidylyltransferase, producing the protein MSNLLKRSLTGIIYIAVMLGGTLLHPIVFAVVFATLLFITQYEFYAMVEKAGHHPSRIIGSIFGVIFFLVCFGLSNNYLPRQFGFTFIPIVVVLLIVEIFRSNKHTLENGGFSTLGFAYIALPFSLMNFVVHTTINGHNTFYPWIMVGVFFILWINDSAAYLVGTQFGKHKMCKNISPAKSWEGLVGGAIFAIIMGIVNAVMFQAVSMISWIAIAVLTVVFGTLGDLFESKIKREIDVKDSGTILPGHGGFLDRLDSLLFVIPAIFIWLIFTGNV; encoded by the coding sequence GTGAGTAATTTACTTAAACGCTCTCTAACTGGAATTATTTATATCGCCGTAATGTTGGGCGGAACGCTGCTGCATCCAATCGTTTTTGCAGTGGTTTTTGCAACACTGTTATTTATTACCCAATATGAATTTTATGCCATGGTGGAAAAAGCCGGCCATCATCCTTCCCGGATTATCGGAAGCATTTTTGGTGTAATCTTTTTCTTGGTTTGCTTTGGCTTATCCAATAATTATTTACCACGCCAGTTTGGTTTTACCTTTATCCCAATTGTTGTTGTGTTGCTTATTGTTGAAATTTTCAGAAGCAACAAACACACTCTAGAGAACGGCGGTTTTAGCACGCTTGGTTTTGCATACATCGCACTGCCTTTTAGTTTGATGAATTTTGTGGTGCACACCACTATAAATGGTCACAATACTTTTTACCCTTGGATAATGGTTGGTGTATTTTTTATTCTGTGGATAAATGATTCGGCAGCCTACCTGGTGGGCACACAGTTTGGCAAACACAAAATGTGTAAGAATATTTCGCCTGCAAAATCGTGGGAAGGATTAGTTGGAGGAGCCATTTTTGCGATAATTATGGGAATAGTAAACGCTGTAATGTTCCAGGCTGTAAGCATGATTAGCTGGATAGCTATTGCAGTACTTACTGTGGTTTTCGGAACATTGGGCGACTTATTCGAATCGAAAATAAAACGCGAAATCGACGTAAAAGATTCGGGAACAATTTTACCCGGACACGGAGGTTTCTTAGACCGCCTGGATAGTTTACTTTTTGTTATCCCCGCAATTTTTATCTGGCTCATTTTTACCGGAAACGTGTAA
- the pyrE gene encoding orotate phosphoribosyltransferase produces the protein MENIQTEVTKRLLEINTIKIQPDNPFTWASGWKSPIYCDNRKTLSYPDTRAYIRDAFVQMIQEKYPEAEVIAGVATGAIAIGALVADKLGLPFIYVRSKPKGHGLENLIEGDLKPFKKVVVVEDLVSTGVSSLKAAEAVNNFGGDVVGMVSIFTYNFPLAKENFEKAGIELTSLSRYQILIDFSLERGDITKDQVESLMEWREDPANWGK, from the coding sequence ATGGAAAATATACAAACTGAAGTAACCAAGAGATTACTTGAAATTAACACCATAAAGATACAACCAGATAATCCATTTACATGGGCATCGGGGTGGAAATCTCCAATTTATTGCGACAATAGAAAAACGCTTTCTTATCCTGACACCCGCGCCTATATTCGCGATGCATTTGTTCAGATGATTCAGGAAAAATACCCGGAAGCAGAAGTAATTGCAGGGGTAGCTACCGGAGCTATTGCAATTGGTGCCTTGGTAGCCGATAAACTGGGACTTCCCTTTATTTATGTTCGTTCGAAACCGAAAGGTCACGGATTGGAAAACCTGATTGAAGGCGATCTAAAACCTTTCAAAAAAGTTGTGGTTGTTGAAGACCTTGTTTCAACAGGAGTAAGCAGTTTGAAAGCTGCTGAAGCCGTTAACAACTTTGGTGGCGATGTTGTGGGTATGGTATCAATCTTTACCTACAATTTCCCATTGGCAAAAGAAAACTTCGAGAAAGCAGGTATCGAACTTACTTCATTGAGCCGTTATCAGATTCTGATCGACTTTTCGCTGGAAAGAGGCGACATTACAAAAGACCAGGTGGAGTCGCTGATGGAGTGGCGCGAAGACCCTGCAAACTGGGGAAAATAA
- a CDS encoding biotin--[acetyl-CoA-carboxylase] ligase, with product MFLTDKNIIVFNELDSTNNYANQLVKEKAAQGTVVLAHYQESGRGQVGNFWESERNKNLLFSVILYPGFLEAGQQFYISKVVSLALAKVLKEHLDNVKIKWPNDIYVGEKKIAGILIENTVKGITLDSSVVGVGVNVNQEQFFSDAPNPVSLKQLLKKDFDIHVILKAFLQRLESYIEVLREGRLKKVDTEYFQSLFRNEGFHRYKKDGKEFSARIAGIGNFGQLQLEEPDGEVTEYMFKEVEFVV from the coding sequence ATGTTTTTAACTGACAAAAATATCATTGTATTTAATGAGCTCGATAGTACCAACAACTATGCCAACCAACTGGTGAAAGAAAAGGCGGCTCAGGGCACTGTCGTTTTGGCACATTACCAGGAAAGTGGCCGTGGACAGGTAGGTAACTTTTGGGAAAGCGAACGCAATAAAAATTTGCTTTTCAGTGTGATTTTGTACCCTGGTTTTTTGGAAGCCGGCCAACAGTTTTATATCTCAAAAGTTGTTAGTTTGGCCTTGGCAAAAGTTTTGAAAGAGCATTTAGATAATGTAAAAATTAAGTGGCCCAACGATATTTATGTGGGCGAAAAGAAGATTGCCGGCATTTTGATTGAAAACACGGTGAAGGGGATAACACTTGATTCATCGGTAGTTGGCGTGGGTGTGAATGTAAATCAGGAGCAATTTTTCTCGGATGCACCCAACCCGGTGTCGTTGAAACAACTCCTGAAAAAAGATTTTGATATTCATGTTATTTTAAAAGCTTTTTTGCAGAGGTTGGAAAGTTATATAGAGGTTTTGCGAGAGGGGAGATTGAAAAAAGTTGATACAGAATATTTTCAATCCTTGTTCAGAAATGAGGGCTTTCACCGGTATAAAAAAGACGGAAAAGAGTTTAGCGCCAGAATTGCAGGCATTGGCAATTTTGGACAACTGCAGTTGGAAGAGCCCGACGGGGAGGTAACGGAATATATGTTTAAAGAGGTGGAGTTTGTTGTTTGA